Proteins from a genomic interval of Verrucomicrobiia bacterium:
- a CDS encoding glycoside hydrolase family 98 domain-containing protein — protein sequence MINHTFKLRIVLGALCLTMLSPALAESLKVDFNGNLFGATVEQTQSGFAAYDAQNEVAGSFGPRSYSAFGTNIRVTPSWSGTPATNTAQQAWWRDNASGYSTNAADRLDLLIDWIGTDPRESPGDPLTLTISGLPAGTYGWLSYHHDTQNQQGHFRVTVNDAAGSAATSGLQVSNTQTQGRTNLAQVTTFATALVSDGVNPVSLVWETTDAPNFNTMFVINGFELTNDVVVAPQQVNAPLRRPISPSQPMWLIHIDTWNYPDPQKIIDLIPPDIRPYVVMNISLSISHDTNGVFQVAEYGYEIAKSWVRTCAENNMWCMVQPASGGMHQFSEFDRSLYEEFFRDYPNFIGFNYAEQFWGYDDPNDPVSAAWTDRISHFADLLALCSKYGGYLVVSWCGNQWDPNINPIAMLKRNPAFAAACRQYTQNYILEEKYTQQSYQSDMESVCLGAYLSGYSGQYGIRYDSTGWSDATGINQNFTLATGGAAHLEHIMLTGETVIDAPELIWQQCFKEISAGATDNGYTMRRWQTFPQFDNVSVDIFRKILDGTVRIPSRQEVIARTKVVIIDDVNSGSTDDVYSSPDSLFEGLYRMDGDGNLRNNKTFFKKTGRYPTVPTVYQLADSNANAFAVKVNKSGYVGRWPSITAKTNEFNSLFPQEYTGDIYAGRLENRWVIYNPYKTNLTASGSIPFKYNTCDHVDLSLSRYTSGVMTETSNGVAFYLCNYDNDLDTSLKTNVISIYGSTAEPTFTWADRGSHAASAVTKNWSGGVWTLTVRHNGSVDINVNCVGTATGRLTNTTPAVLIAPNQPMSSSGVRQYEAECFDYKNISGITKSGYSGNIRNYTGQGYLQFGTSSSAAVRDTVNVLKSGAYQLETRYSVVGADVGTIDLFVNGMKVTTPVFTQTAMPSDWAVNEQTVTLNAGANTIEFKANGTAASSVCFDNLVVVPTVIADGIVIQENRAGFDSVDGTIDNDLSGFTGAGYANTADTNGASLAWNLDFDASVVKAFTFRYASTNDSTANLIINGTNVASDIQFPTTGAWTNWGYVTVYASTAAGTAEVRLQSTSATGLPDIDYLEVSGGWAGTPPPSGLSAVPVAGNQINLAWLASSNATSYNVKRSLTSGGDRTVIATGVTATHFNDTGLAGGTAYYYAVSAVSAAGEGADSPEASATTLPPTLPPVADAYVQSSTPTSNFGGAADLVVKNNVTLATRIAYFMFDVQGLANVQSATVTLVPNRVDDPSVPIYYELAGTNWTENGITWNNQPAGTGVFLKTNTVAVGVPVVLDVTSATAGAATNGGLLSLRVMQPANSLNGLVQFCSKEHPTNSWRPVLTYQLPANTPPILAAVSNRTIGAGVTLSLTNAATDSDLPTQTLIYSLLSAPANAAINSSNGVVTWRPWVTQANTTNPFAVRVADNGTPSLGATQSFVVTVSPLTQPAVSPVSATGGQLVLQINGDSGPDYQIQSSTNLVDWTALLTTNSPLLPFVWTNNPGAAPQNFFRIQAGPPF from the coding sequence ATGATCAACCACACCTTCAAACTGCGGATCGTTTTGGGCGCGCTTTGCCTCACGATGTTGTCGCCCGCGTTGGCCGAGTCCCTGAAGGTTGATTTTAACGGTAACCTCTTCGGCGCGACGGTCGAACAAACGCAGTCCGGATTTGCGGCGTATGACGCGCAGAATGAAGTGGCTGGCTCCTTCGGGCCGCGGTCTTACAGCGCGTTCGGCACCAACATCAGGGTCACACCGTCCTGGAGCGGAACGCCGGCCACCAACACCGCGCAGCAGGCATGGTGGCGCGACAACGCCTCCGGGTATTCCACCAATGCGGCGGACCGGCTCGACCTGCTGATTGACTGGATTGGCACCGATCCGCGTGAGAGTCCCGGCGACCCCCTGACGCTGACGATCAGCGGACTGCCGGCGGGAACTTATGGCTGGCTTTCCTATCACCACGACACCCAGAACCAGCAGGGGCATTTCCGCGTGACGGTGAACGATGCCGCGGGTTCGGCCGCAACGTCGGGATTGCAGGTCTCGAACACGCAAACGCAGGGCCGGACCAATCTTGCCCAGGTGACGACGTTCGCAACGGCCCTTGTCTCCGACGGGGTGAATCCGGTGAGTTTGGTCTGGGAAACGACGGATGCGCCGAACTTCAACACCATGTTTGTGATCAACGGATTCGAGCTTACCAACGATGTGGTGGTTGCCCCGCAGCAGGTGAACGCACCGTTGCGCCGGCCCATTTCGCCCAGCCAGCCCATGTGGCTGATCCATATTGATACGTGGAACTATCCCGACCCGCAGAAGATCATTGACCTCATCCCGCCCGACATCCGCCCGTATGTGGTGATGAACATCTCGCTCTCCATCAGCCATGATACGAACGGCGTGTTTCAAGTGGCTGAATACGGCTACGAGATCGCCAAGTCGTGGGTGAGGACCTGTGCGGAAAACAACATGTGGTGCATGGTGCAGCCGGCCAGCGGCGGCATGCACCAGTTCTCCGAGTTCGATCGTTCGCTTTACGAGGAATTCTTCCGCGACTACCCGAACTTCATCGGGTTCAATTACGCGGAGCAGTTCTGGGGCTACGATGATCCGAACGATCCGGTTTCCGCGGCCTGGACGGATCGGATCAGCCACTTCGCGGACCTGCTGGCGCTGTGCAGCAAATACGGCGGGTATCTGGTGGTGAGCTGGTGCGGAAACCAGTGGGATCCCAATATCAACCCGATTGCGATGCTGAAGCGCAACCCGGCCTTTGCGGCCGCCTGCCGGCAATACACGCAAAACTACATTCTCGAGGAGAAATATACCCAGCAGTCCTACCAGTCCGACATGGAGAGCGTCTGCCTCGGGGCCTACCTCTCGGGCTACAGCGGACAATATGGCATCCGCTACGATTCCACCGGCTGGTCCGATGCAACCGGCATCAATCAAAACTTCACGCTCGCGACGGGCGGCGCGGCGCATCTCGAACACATCATGCTGACCGGTGAAACCGTGATTGATGCGCCGGAGTTGATCTGGCAGCAGTGTTTCAAGGAAATCAGCGCCGGCGCGACCGACAACGGCTATACAATGCGTCGATGGCAAACCTTCCCGCAGTTCGACAATGTGAGCGTGGATATTTTCCGAAAGATTTTGGACGGGACCGTCCGCATTCCGAGCCGCCAGGAGGTTATCGCCCGCACCAAGGTGGTCATCATCGATGACGTCAATTCCGGAAGCACTGACGACGTTTACAGTTCGCCCGACAGCCTGTTTGAAGGGCTGTATCGCATGGACGGCGACGGCAATCTCAGAAACAACAAAACGTTCTTCAAGAAAACGGGGCGTTATCCGACCGTTCCGACCGTCTATCAACTGGCGGATTCCAATGCGAATGCGTTCGCGGTGAAGGTGAACAAGTCCGGTTACGTCGGCCGCTGGCCATCCATCACGGCCAAGACGAATGAATTCAACTCGTTGTTCCCACAGGAATACACGGGGGACATATACGCGGGCCGGCTTGAGAACCGATGGGTGATCTACAACCCTTACAAGACCAACCTGACCGCCAGCGGTTCCATCCCTTTCAAATACAATACCTGCGACCACGTTGATCTGTCGCTCTCGCGTTACACGTCGGGCGTCATGACGGAAACTTCGAATGGCGTGGCGTTTTACCTGTGCAATTACGACAACGACCTCGACACCAGCCTCAAGACCAATGTCATCAGCATTTACGGCAGCACGGCGGAACCGACATTCACTTGGGCGGACCGCGGCAGTCATGCGGCCAGTGCGGTTACCAAGAACTGGTCCGGCGGCGTATGGACTTTGACCGTGCGACACAACGGTTCCGTTGACATCAACGTGAACTGCGTCGGAACGGCCACCGGGCGGTTGACGAACACCACCCCGGCCGTGCTGATTGCACCGAACCAACCGATGTCTTCCTCCGGCGTCCGCCAGTATGAGGCGGAGTGTTTCGATTACAAAAACATCTCCGGCATCACGAAGAGCGGCTACTCCGGCAACATCCGCAATTACACGGGGCAGGGATATCTCCAATTCGGAACCAGTTCCTCGGCCGCGGTCAGGGATACCGTCAATGTTCTGAAGAGCGGAGCGTATCAACTTGAAACCCGGTATTCAGTCGTCGGCGCGGATGTGGGCACCATTGACCTGTTTGTGAACGGGATGAAAGTGACCACACCGGTGTTCACCCAGACGGCCATGCCCAGCGACTGGGCAGTCAACGAACAAACTGTCACCCTCAACGCGGGCGCCAACACGATTGAGTTCAAGGCGAACGGGACGGCGGCGAGTTCGGTCTGTTTCGACAACCTGGTCGTGGTGCCCACCGTGATCGCGGATGGAATTGTGATTCAGGAAAACCGGGCGGGATTCGACAGCGTGGATGGAACCATTGACAACGACCTTTCCGGATTCACCGGCGCCGGTTACGCCAACACCGCCGACACGAACGGCGCCAGCCTGGCCTGGAATCTTGATTTCGACGCCTCGGTGGTCAAGGCGTTCACCTTCCGCTACGCCAGCACCAATGACAGCACGGCCAACCTCATCATCAACGGCACCAACGTCGCCTCTGACATTCAATTTCCAACCACCGGGGCATGGACGAATTGGGGCTACGTCACGGTCTATGCCAGCACGGCTGCCGGGACGGCTGAAGTCCGGTTGCAATCCACCTCCGCGACGGGTCTGCCCGACATAGATTACCTGGAAGTCTCCGGCGGCTGGGCGGGAACGCCGCCGCCATCGGGTTTGTCCGCGGTGCCTGTGGCCGGCAACCAGATCAACCTGGCGTGGCTCGCCAGCAGCAATGCCACCAGCTACAACGTGAAAAGGTCGCTGACCAGCGGGGGCGATCGCACGGTCATCGCCACCGGCGTAACGGCGACCCATTTCAACGACACCGGCCTGGCGGGCGGCACCGCCTATTACTACGCCGTGTCGGCCGTGTCCGCCGCGGGCGAGGGGGCGGACAGCCCGGAAGCCAGTGCCACCACTTTGCCCCCCACGCTCCCGCCGGTGGCCGATGCCTATGTGCAAAGTTCCACGCCCACCTCGAATTTCGGCGGCGCGGCGGATTTGGTGGTCAAGAACAACGTCACGCTGGCCACCCGCATTGCTTATTTCATGTTTGATGTGCAGGGTTTGGCCAACGTGCAAAGCGCAACCGTAACGCTGGTGCCCAACCGGGTGGATGACCCCTCGGTGCCGATTTATTACGAGCTGGCGGGCACCAACTGGACCGAGAACGGCATCACCTGGAACAACCAGCCCGCCGGCACCGGCGTGTTCCTCAAGACCAACACCGTCGCCGTGGGTGTGCCGGTGGTGCTGGACGTGACGAGCGCCACGGCGGGCGCCGCCACGAACGGCGGCTTGCTTTCGCTGCGGGTAATGCAGCCCGCCAACAGCCTGAACGGCCTGGTTCAATTCTGTTCCAAGGAACATCCGACCAATAGCTGGCGTCCGGTGTTAACCTATCAGTTGCCCGCGAACACGCCGCCAATACTCGCGGCTGTTAGCAACCGGACAATCGGCGCCGGAGTGACGCTGAGCCTCACGAATGCCGCGACGGACAGTGATCTCCCGACGCAAACCCTGATCTACAGCCTGCTGAGTGCGCCCGCGAACGCCGCGATCAACTCCAGCAACGGCGTGGTCACCTGGCGCCCGTGGGTGACGCAGGCAAACACGACCAATCCGTTCGCCGTGAGGGTGGCGGACAATGGCACGCCCAGCCTGGGCGCCACGCAAAGTTTCGTCGTGACCGTCAGCCCGCTGACGCAACCGGCGGTTTCGCCGGTGTCCGCGACGGGCGGTCAACTGGTGTTGCAAATTAACGGCGACAGCGGGCCGGACTATCAGATTCAATCCTCAACCAATCTGGTGGACTGGACCGCGCTCCTGACCACCAATTCGCCGCTGCTGCCCTTTGTCTGGACGAATAATCCGGGCGCTGCGCCGCAGAATTTCTTTCGCATCCAGGCCGGGCCGCCGTTTTAG
- a CDS encoding GH92 family glycosyl hydrolase yields the protein MMRGTKTTWLAALWLLGAVTSPLMAGKAPVDYANPLVGTASLDDPKLRGNAPPPGEEAYTGFTFPGPALPHRDILLGPINKDLTEAAGNHGIIFPYVHDRRTMIGFSAPMPGLTLMPVVGDWTVPPDRFYASPYDKASEQASPGYYSVFFPDSRIRTELTTSERTGYYRLTFPETDRGTVLIDLGAGENSVEVVDDHTLRGHSGRRGRSFVAEFSKPFKSFGTFRQNPPRLEGARVRRDDAVFPGERTVTGSYAGAFLEFATRAGETVLVRITTGRTYEDARQQLEAESRDFDAVHQAARRAWSEKLNLIEVHGGTEKQRMLFYSTLYNSLLTPRLMAKKGEPRPGRNAAESTIDYDRYSPIALWDTGRNQIVLLTLLEPEVKTNILRTHLEMARESGWMHTSFHGDNAVFMYLGDWERGLPFDYASVYEYLRKNAMDPAGPRGNLAEYLQKGWVHDNVVEHPSPPYADGNAGVAKTLEYSWDDYALAQFARKLGKEDDYQMFLARAHNYTNVFDPATGFMRGRNADGSWISPFDPFEPYYNYMMKEATGWQTLWLVPHDVQGLIQLLGGREKFLQRLDTFFTTPYQPKGIARDVTGMVGLYCQGNQPDQQAPYYYDYAGQPWKTQALIRKILEQMYGSDACGLAFPGMDDQGATSSWYVFSAMGFYTVDPSSPNYVIGSPIFDEVKLHLGNGRTLLIQARNNSARNVYIQSATLNGRPWNKPWFSHADIVHGGTLVFRMGSKPNPDWGSTPDAAPPSMSR from the coding sequence ATGATGCGAGGCACGAAAACAACCTGGCTGGCGGCCCTGTGGTTGCTGGGCGCCGTTACTTCTCCACTGATGGCCGGCAAAGCGCCGGTGGATTATGCAAATCCCCTGGTGGGCACGGCGTCACTGGATGATCCAAAATTACGCGGGAACGCGCCGCCGCCGGGTGAAGAAGCCTACACGGGCTTCACGTTTCCCGGGCCCGCATTGCCGCACCGCGACATTCTCCTCGGCCCGATCAACAAGGATCTCACCGAGGCGGCGGGCAATCACGGCATCATTTTTCCCTACGTTCACGACCGCCGCACCATGATTGGTTTTTCCGCGCCCATGCCCGGGTTGACGTTGATGCCGGTGGTGGGCGACTGGACGGTGCCGCCCGACCGGTTTTATGCCTCGCCGTATGACAAGGCGAGCGAACAGGCGTCGCCGGGCTATTACTCCGTGTTCTTTCCCGACAGCCGCATCCGCACGGAGCTGACCACTTCGGAACGGACCGGCTATTATCGGCTTACGTTTCCTGAGACGGATCGCGGGACGGTGTTGATCGATTTGGGCGCCGGCGAAAACAGCGTGGAAGTTGTGGACGACCACACGTTGCGCGGCCACAGCGGGCGCCGCGGGCGTTCTTTCGTGGCGGAATTCTCCAAACCGTTCAAAAGCTTCGGCACGTTCCGGCAGAATCCGCCCCGGCTCGAAGGCGCACGGGTGCGCCGGGACGACGCGGTCTTTCCGGGCGAACGCACGGTCACGGGGAGCTATGCGGGTGCGTTCCTGGAATTCGCGACGCGCGCCGGCGAAACCGTGCTCGTGCGCATCACGACGGGCCGCACTTATGAAGACGCCCGGCAACAACTGGAGGCCGAGTCCCGCGACTTCGACGCCGTGCATCAGGCGGCGCGCCGGGCGTGGAGCGAGAAGCTGAACCTCATCGAAGTCCACGGCGGCACGGAAAAGCAGCGGATGCTGTTTTACTCGACGCTGTATAATTCGCTGCTCACGCCCCGGTTGATGGCCAAAAAGGGCGAGCCACGCCCGGGCCGGAACGCGGCGGAATCCACGATCGATTACGATCGTTACAGTCCGATTGCGCTCTGGGACACGGGCCGCAACCAGATTGTGCTGCTCACGCTGCTGGAGCCGGAGGTCAAAACGAACATTCTGCGCACGCACCTCGAGATGGCCCGGGAATCGGGCTGGATGCACACGTCCTTTCATGGCGACAACGCGGTTTTCATGTATCTCGGCGATTGGGAGCGCGGCCTGCCGTTCGACTACGCCTCGGTCTATGAATACCTGCGCAAAAACGCCATGGACCCGGCGGGACCGCGCGGCAACCTGGCCGAATACCTCCAAAAGGGCTGGGTGCATGACAACGTGGTCGAGCATCCCAGCCCGCCCTACGCCGATGGCAACGCCGGCGTGGCCAAGACGCTGGAATACAGCTGGGACGACTACGCGCTGGCGCAGTTCGCCCGGAAACTGGGCAAGGAGGACGACTACCAGATGTTCCTCGCCCGCGCCCACAATTACACCAACGTGTTCGATCCTGCGACGGGCTTCATGCGCGGCCGCAACGCTGATGGTTCGTGGATTTCGCCGTTCGATCCGTTCGAGCCCTATTACAACTACATGATGAAAGAGGCGACTGGCTGGCAGACCCTGTGGCTGGTGCCCCACGATGTGCAGGGGTTGATCCAGTTGCTCGGCGGGCGCGAGAAATTTCTTCAGCGGCTCGACACCTTCTTCACCACGCCCTACCAGCCGAAGGGCATCGCGCGCGACGTGACAGGCATGGTGGGCTTGTATTGTCAGGGCAACCAGCCCGATCAACAGGCGCCGTATTATTACGATTACGCCGGGCAACCCTGGAAGACGCAGGCGCTCATCCGGAAAATTTTGGAGCAGATGTATGGCAGCGACGCCTGCGGACTTGCCTTTCCCGGCATGGATGATCAGGGGGCAACGTCCTCCTGGTATGTGTTCAGCGCGATGGGCTTTTACACCGTCGATCCCTCCAGCCCCAACTACGTCATCGGCAGTCCGATTTTTGACGAGGTGAAACTGCATCTGGGCAACGGGCGCACGCTGCTGATTCAGGCGCGAAACAACTCGGCGCGGAATGTTTACATCCAGTCGGCCACGTTGAACGGCCGGCCGTGGAACAAACCATGGTTCAGCCACGCGGACATTGTCCATGGCGGGACGCTGGTTTTCCGCATGGGGTCCAAGCCCAACCCCGATTGGGGCAGCACGCCCGACGCCGCTCCGCCTTCGATGAGCCGCTGA
- a CDS encoding DUF72 domain-containing protein, translated as MSFDRDLLAAKLRRLAARGVFLGTSSWKYPGWFGAIYERDRYVWRGRFSQTRFERDCLREFAQTFPAVSLDATYYKFFDPAAVAELAAQVPEHFQFAPKVCADITLKQFPPLPRFGPRAGRANPHFLDAQRFADAFLAAWEPVRHHVGLITFEFSRFGPGEFSRGAEFVAALDAFLGRLPRGWPYGIELRNRHWLRPEYFAVLARHGVTHIYNAWGDVPSLAEQMALPGSETHSALLAARLLLRAGRTFEEAVRRFSPYAKIQDPNPETRAAAVALARRALRSRGKTKLMLLAGNRFEGHSPGTLAAIADALDEDEPATA; from the coding sequence ATGTCCTTCGACCGTGATCTTCTGGCCGCAAAACTCCGGCGCCTCGCCGCCCGTGGCGTTTTCCTGGGCACTTCGTCGTGGAAATATCCCGGCTGGTTCGGCGCGATCTACGAGCGTGACCGTTACGTGTGGCGTGGACGCTTTTCCCAGACCCGTTTCGAGCGCGACTGCCTCCGCGAATTTGCCCAAACCTTCCCCGCGGTTTCGCTCGACGCCACCTATTACAAATTCTTCGACCCCGCCGCCGTCGCGGAACTCGCGGCACAGGTGCCGGAACATTTTCAATTCGCGCCGAAAGTCTGCGCCGACATCACGCTCAAGCAATTTCCCCCGCTGCCGCGCTTCGGCCCGCGCGCCGGCCGGGCCAATCCGCACTTCCTGGACGCGCAGCGGTTTGCCGATGCGTTCCTCGCGGCCTGGGAACCGGTCCGGCATCACGTCGGCCTGATCACCTTCGAGTTTTCGCGCTTCGGCCCGGGCGAATTCTCGCGGGGCGCGGAGTTCGTGGCCGCGCTCGACGCATTTCTCGGCCGGCTGCCGCGCGGCTGGCCCTACGGCATCGAACTGCGCAACCGTCACTGGCTGCGCCCCGAATACTTCGCCGTGCTTGCCCGCCACGGCGTGACGCACATTTACAACGCGTGGGGCGACGTGCCGTCGCTGGCGGAACAGATGGCCCTGCCCGGCAGTGAAACCCACTCTGCGCTGCTGGCCGCGCGGCTGCTGCTCCGCGCAGGCCGGACGTTCGAGGAAGCCGTGCGCCGGTTCAGCCCCTACGCTAAGATTCAGGATCCGAACCCCGAAACGCGCGCCGCCGCGGTGGCGCTGGCCCGGCGCGCCCTGCGTTCCCGGGGCAAAACCAAACTGATGCTGCTCGCGGGAAATCGTTTCGAGGGCCACTCGCCCGGCACCCTCGCCGCCATCGCCGACGCACTGGACGAGGACGAACCAGCCACCGCCTGA
- a CDS encoding S41 family peptidase — translation MKAPFLLGFVCMAMTSLGGESPRGYYRFPTLHDDTIVFTAEGDLWRVSTKGGVAQRLTTHPGRETHAAISPDGQTLAFCAEYEGPAEVYTMPLAGGLPTRRTFTAAAPQFVGWSPAGAILFSTTVYSTLPEWQLATLDPNSDQMTVLPLAQASQGTFAPDGQRLVFTRFSRQGSSTKRYQGGWIEHLWRYDHGADEAVPLTADFKGTSRSPMWWKNRIYFVSDRDGIMNLWSMKPDGTDLKQLTHHRNFDVKSPALSAGRIVYQCGADLWLFTITNGQDKALNVELASDFDQERERWVKKPMDFLTSAHLSPDGDRLVLTARGQIFVAPLEQGRFVEVPRQPDVRYRDAVFLPDGKSLVALSDESGELEFWKLPANGVGPGAALTTNGTVFRFGAVPSPDGQRLAWADNDQKLWLYEMATRQTTLVAASPRNDLRQFAWSPDGAWLAYVDSASNLVQQIHLFCISNAADTTVTSDRVESYSPAWSPDGKWLYFLSDRSLRSLVASPWGVRQPEPFFTETTKLYALALTQAERWPFQPKDELQSDKADAKKDEPKEEEKADNKKDAEKQAGAADSEKPDHDAKAEKKEPDKKPKPPAVKIEMTGLASRLFEVPVPPGNYSGLTVAAKHLLYVARDVGFGAKSQLRQLEITNQDPKPKTLVEDLRDYEPSADGKKLLVRKGDKFYVIAPDASAPAKLDDEFKLDGWTFSIQPREEWRQIYTESWRMLRDFFYDRGMNGVDWPAMRQKYLPLIGRVSDRAELSDVISDLVGELSALHIFVRFGDEREGPDKIELASLGAQLVRDAAGGGWRVAHIYRADPDYPDQFAPLSKPAVNVAEGDLITSINGRSTLPALDPELLLRNQAGKQVLLEVKPKAGGEPRKVIVEPITTGREADLRYDEWELTRRERVEQQGHGQIGYVHLRAMGTGDIADWARDFFPVFNRQGLIIDVRHNHGGNIDAWILEKLLRKAWFYWQPRVGEPTWNMHYAFRGQLVVLCDEHTASDGEAFTEGFRRLGLGKVIGTRTWGGEIWLSAQRWLVDRGMATAAETGVYGPEGEWLIEGHGVDPDIVVDNLPHATFTGADAQLDAAIKHLQELIAKEPHPVPPAPKYPDKSFKR, via the coding sequence ATGAAAGCGCCTTTCCTGCTGGGTTTCGTTTGCATGGCCATGACGAGTTTGGGCGGCGAATCTCCCCGCGGTTACTACCGGTTTCCGACCCTTCACGATGACACCATCGTGTTCACGGCCGAGGGCGATTTGTGGCGCGTCAGCACGAAGGGCGGCGTGGCGCAGCGATTGACGACGCATCCCGGCCGGGAAACTCACGCCGCCATTTCGCCCGACGGTCAGACGCTCGCGTTCTGCGCGGAATACGAGGGGCCGGCGGAGGTTTACACCATGCCGCTCGCGGGCGGACTGCCCACACGGCGCACCTTCACGGCGGCGGCGCCGCAATTCGTGGGCTGGTCGCCGGCGGGGGCGATTCTTTTCTCCACCACGGTGTATTCGACGCTGCCCGAATGGCAGCTCGCCACGCTCGATCCGAACAGCGACCAGATGACCGTGCTGCCGCTGGCGCAGGCCAGCCAGGGCACCTTCGCGCCCGACGGCCAGCGGCTCGTATTCACCCGGTTTTCCCGGCAGGGCAGCAGCACCAAGCGCTACCAGGGCGGCTGGATTGAACATCTCTGGCGCTATGACCATGGCGCTGACGAGGCCGTCCCGCTGACGGCCGACTTCAAAGGCACCAGCCGCTCGCCCATGTGGTGGAAGAACCGGATTTACTTCGTCAGTGACCGCGACGGCATCATGAATCTCTGGTCCATGAAGCCGGACGGAACGGACCTCAAACAACTGACGCACCACCGAAATTTCGACGTCAAATCGCCCGCGCTGTCGGCTGGCCGCATCGTTTATCAATGCGGCGCGGATTTGTGGCTGTTCACGATTACGAACGGCCAGGACAAGGCGCTCAACGTGGAACTCGCGTCGGACTTCGATCAGGAACGCGAACGGTGGGTCAAGAAGCCGATGGACTTTCTCACCAGCGCCCACCTCTCGCCCGACGGCGACCGTCTGGTGCTGACGGCGCGCGGGCAAATTTTCGTCGCACCGCTGGAACAGGGCCGCTTCGTTGAAGTGCCGCGCCAGCCGGACGTGCGTTACCGGGACGCCGTTTTTCTGCCTGACGGCAAATCGCTCGTGGCACTTTCCGACGAATCGGGCGAACTGGAATTCTGGAAGCTGCCCGCCAACGGCGTGGGCCCGGGTGCGGCGCTCACCACCAACGGCACCGTGTTCCGCTTCGGGGCCGTCCCCTCGCCCGATGGCCAGCGACTGGCCTGGGCGGACAATGACCAAAAGCTGTGGCTTTACGAAATGGCCACCCGCCAGACGACGCTCGTCGCCGCCTCACCGCGCAACGACCTGCGGCAGTTCGCGTGGTCCCCGGACGGCGCATGGCTGGCTTACGTCGATTCGGCGTCGAACCTGGTGCAGCAGATTCACCTGTTCTGCATTTCCAACGCCGCCGACACCACCGTCACCAGCGACCGCGTGGAGAGCTACAGCCCGGCGTGGTCGCCCGACGGCAAATGGCTGTATTTCCTGAGCGACCGTTCGCTGCGTTCGCTGGTGGCGAGTCCCTGGGGCGTGCGCCAGCCCGAACCGTTTTTCACCGAAACCACCAAGCTTTACGCGCTGGCCCTGACGCAGGCCGAACGCTGGCCCTTTCAGCCCAAGGACGAACTTCAGTCCGACAAGGCCGACGCGAAAAAGGATGAGCCAAAGGAGGAAGAGAAAGCGGACAACAAAAAAGACGCTGAGAAACAAGCCGGTGCAGCGGACTCCGAAAAGCCGGACCACGATGCCAAGGCGGAAAAGAAGGAGCCGGACAAAAAGCCCAAGCCGCCCGCGGTGAAGATTGAAATGACAGGCCTGGCGTCACGCCTCTTTGAAGTGCCCGTCCCGCCCGGAAATTATTCCGGCCTCACGGTCGCCGCCAAACACCTGCTCTACGTCGCCCGCGACGTTGGCTTCGGCGCAAAATCGCAACTCCGCCAGTTGGAGATCACCAACCAGGATCCCAAGCCCAAGACGCTGGTGGAGGACCTCCGGGATTATGAACCGTCCGCCGACGGCAAGAAGCTGCTCGTCCGCAAGGGCGACAAGTTTTACGTGATCGCCCCGGACGCCAGCGCGCCCGCGAAGCTGGACGACGAGTTCAAGCTCGACGGCTGGACGTTCTCGATTCAGCCGCGCGAGGAATGGCGGCAGATTTACACCGAATCGTGGCGCATGTTGCGCGACTTCTTCTACGACCGCGGCATGAACGGCGTGGACTGGCCGGCGATGCGCCAGAAATACCTGCCCCTGATCGGCCGCGTCAGCGACCGTGCTGAACTCAGCGACGTGATTTCCGACCTGGTCGGCGAGCTGTCCGCGCTGCACATCTTCGTCCGCTTTGGTGACGAACGCGAAGGCCCGGACAAGATCGAACTCGCTTCGCTGGGCGCGCAGCTCGTGCGCGACGCGGCCGGCGGCGGCTGGCGCGTGGCCCACATCTACCGCGCCGACCCCGATTATCCGGATCAATTCGCGCCGCTCAGCAAGCCAGCGGTGAACGTGGCCGAGGGCGACCTCATCACCAGCATCAACGGGCGCTCCACCCTGCCCGCGCTCGACCCGGAACTGCTCCTGCGCAATCAGGCCGGCAAACAGGTGCTGCTCGAAGTGAAACCCAAGGCCGGCGGTGAGCCGCGCAAGGTCATCGTGGAACCGATCACCACCGGCCGCGAGGCGGATTTGCGCTACGACGAATGGGAACTCACCCGCCGCGAACGCGTCGAGCAACAGGGCCACGGCCAGATTGGCTACGTGCACCTGCGGGCGATGGGCACGGGCGACATCGCCGACTGGGCGCGCGACTTCTTCCCCGTGTTCAACCGTCAGGGCCTGATCATCGACGTGCGGCACAACCACGGCGGCAACATCGACGCCTGGATTCTGGAAAAACTGCTGCGCAAGGCGTGGTTCTACTGGCAGCCGCGCGTCGGCGAGCCGACCTGGAACATGCACTACGCCTTCCGCGGCCAGCTCGTGGTGCTCTGCGACGAACACACCGCGAGCGACGGGGAAGCCTTCACCGAAGGCTTCCGGCGGCTGGGCCTGGGCAAAGTGATCGGCACGCGCACGTGGGGCGGCGAAATCTGGCTCTCCGCCCAGCGCTGGCTGGTGGACCGCGGCATGGCCACGGCCGCCGAAACCGGGGTTTACGGTCCCGAAGGTGAATGGCTGATTGAAGGTCACGGCGTGGACCCGGACATCGTGGTGGACAACCTGCCGCACGCCACCTTCACCGGCGCGGACGCGCAACTCGATGCCGCCATCAAGCACCTCCAGGAATTGATCGCCAAAGAGCCCCATCCCGTCCCGCCCGCGCCAAAGTATCCCGACAAGTCGTTCAAACGATAG